The following DNA comes from Nitrospirota bacterium.
AAAGTTGTACAGCTCATCCGCCGCGACGTCGCTGATGCCGTGCGCCCGCTCCTGCAGCATCCTCAAAAAGCGATCCGTTTCCACCTTCACCAGGTGCTGATCGCCGCGGAGCAGACTTTCGTGGATTCTCGCCAACTGTTCTTGATAGGGAGCAAAATCCGAAGCGGGGTTGTTCGCTTTCTCAAAGGCCACCATGCTCTGGATTTCATCCACCCAGGTCCCTGCGGCAAACGCCGGGCCCGCGAGGAGCACGCACCAGGCGCCTGCCATGGCCAGCAGCAGGGCCGTCCGTCGTCGAATCGCCTGTGTGTTCATCTCGGCCTCCTTATGTGATTGTCCTGTCCGATCCCTGCCGATCCTTCCCGCGCTCTCCCTCATCGATCACCGCGGGCGCATCGGCCTCCCCGGCGGTCGACGCGCGCAACGTCCGTCACCGGCGGCGCGCGGGAACTCGCACAAGACACCTTCGGCACGACGTCTCCTCTTCCTCCGGTGACGAACCCATCCGAGCGCACCGGTCATCATAGGCGGCGGAGGAGCGACGGACTATTCCCGCGAGGGCGGATTTTTTCTCCATCGTTCGGGTGAGAAGATGGGAAGAGGAAGAGAGAAGGTCTCGGTTAGTTGGCGTTCAGGTACGCGAGAACCGCTTCGACGCGCCCTGTCACGCCGAGTTTGCGGTAGATGTGGTGCAGATGGGTCTTGACCGTGTCGGCGGAGACGCACAACTGGTCGGCGATTTCCTTGTTCCCGCGCCCCGCAGCGGCAAACGCCAGGATCTCGCGTTCCCGCTCGGTGAGCGCCGCGAGTCCGCCGGGCTCCTCCGCGCGGACCCGGTTCATGGCGGCGAAGGCCGTCCGCGCGAACCCGTCCGGCATGAAGGGCGAAAGCACCGCTTCGCCCCGCGCGCTTGCCCGGATGATCCGGAGGAACTCCTGGTGATCGGCGTCCTTGAGAATATAGCCGCAGGCTCCGGCCCGGACCGCCGCGACGATCCGCGCATCATCGTCGTGCACGGAGAGCATCAACACTTTGGTCTCCGGCAGGCAGCCGCGGATCAACCGTGTGGCGGTCACGCCGTCGAGCTTCGGCATGTCCACGTCCATCAGCACCATATCGGGCTTGAGCTGCGTGACGAGGTCGAACGCCTCCCGGCCGTCCGTGGCCTCACCGAGCACGGACAGGTCGGGTTCCCGTTCCAGCAGCAGGCGCAGGCTCTGTCGAAACAGCCGCTGATCCTCGGCGATCACAAGGGTGATAGGCATGGCGCCTCTTGATTGGCCGGCAGGAGGATCGAGAACACCGCCCCGCCCTCGGCGCGATTCGCCGCCCAGATCCGGCCGTGATGGGCCTCCGCCACCAGCCAGCAGAAGTGCAGCCCCAGACCCCGCCCGATCCGCAGGTCGCGGCCGTCCTTCTTGCGGAAAAACATCTCGAACAGGTGCGGCAAGTCTTCGGGTTCGATCCCCGGCCCCTCATCCTCGACCCGGATCAGCACCGCCGACTCGGCCCGGCCGGGTCCTTCCGCGCGCAGGTCGACTTCAGGTTGCGCCTCGAGCGTGACCGTGATCCGGCTTTCCGGCGGCGAGTACTTGAGCGCATTGTGGATCAAATTCATGGCGACCCGCTGAAACCGGCGACGGTCGGCCGTCATCCAGACCTCCTCATGCGGCACCCGCAGACGGATGATCACATCTCTCGCTTCCGCTTCGCTCCGGAACAGTTGCACCACCTCCCCCAACGCCGCATTGACCGAGAACCGGGAGGTAATGAGCGGGAGACCGGAATAGCTTTCCTGATAGACATCCAGCATGTCGTTGATCATGCCCAGCAACAGGTCCGTGGTAAACCGAAGGTCCTGAAACCAGCGCCGCTGGGGTTCGGCCTGCAGTTCTTCCCGCTGGCCGAGCAGCTCCAGCGTTTTCTTGATCCCCGCCAGGGGGTTCCTGATGTCGTGCGCGAACATTGAGGCGAACTGACTGAGCGAGGCGAGCCGCTCGGAACGCAACAGTTGCCGCTCCAACTGCTTCTTCTCGGTCACATCGCTCAATTGCAGCATGACGGAGGCGCCGGCCCCGACCGGCTCGACAAGAACGAGATCCGTTTCCATCACCAGGACGGCGCCGTCCGGCGTCCGCACCCGCAGGTCCGCCGCCGTGTTCTCTTCGCCGGTCTCCAAAACTTTCCGAATGGCCTCCAGGAAAACCGCGCGGTCCGCTTCGACGAACAGATGCTCCGCCTGCATACCGACCAACTCTTCGGCCCGCCGGCCCAGCTTCATCTCAGCCCGGCGATTCGCGCCTTGCACGATCCGCGCGGCATCGACGAGCAGCTTGGCATCGACCGAATGGTTCCAGAGCATGCGGTAGTGCGCTTCGGACGTCGCCATCTCGCGATTCGCTTTTTCCAATTCCCGCACATAGCGTTGGCTCTCTTGGGATGCGCGCTCCAACCGTTCGGTCAAATCAGCGAAACTGGCCGCCAAGGTGTCGATCTCCACAATCCCCGAGGGCGGGGTGGCGAGCGGCTTGGGGAGAGGCCCTTGCCCGATCGACCGCACGTGATCCACCAGCGCATTGATCGGCTTGACGATGCGACGCGCCAAACGCCAGCGGAACAGGGCCACGAGGCCGACCGCGCCGACCCAGAACGCGGCGAGCTTCCACGTCAGCGCGACCAACGGAGCGTAGGTCTCCCGAGGATCCTGCCTCACCAGGATGTACCAGATCCCGTCCGGCGCGATCTCGGACGGCAACGAGACGGGCGCGATCCCCACGATACTGCCGCGACTCCCGTGCGTATCGCTTTCCACCTCAAGCCATGCGGCGCCCCGCCTTACGCGGCCAGATCGGTCGCGCAGCGCCTGTATGCCCGCCGCCTTTCGATGCCACGCCGGTGGGAGCACGGGACAGGCCAAGACTTCCCCCCGCTCTCCGACCAGCATCACGTGGCCCGTCTCCCCGATCCGGCTGCGCAAGACCGACGCGAAGAGTTCGTCCTTGCCGATGACGACCTTCAGCGCGCCGAGCGCCGCGCCGTCTTCGTCGATGATCGGCGCCGCAATCTCCCAGAAGCCGCGCCCCGATTCATCGACCCTGAGGTCCCCGGCCCAGGGACGTCGCTGCTCGAACACGACAGGCCACCACGGCTGGCGTTGATAGTAGGTCCTCGCCGCGTCGCTCGTCACTCCTCCGACCGAGCGTCCCTGACGATCGATCACCACCAGAGAGCGGAAGTATTGGCGCTGTTCCTCGCGCCATTCGTGAAACGCGGGTCTATCAAGGACCAGCCTGGACCCTTGCCTTGCGGCGCTCTGCACATCCGGCAAGGCACTCAAGCGTTCGACCCATTCGATCTCTTTGGCCAGAATCAATCCGACCTTGTCGGCGCTTTGGCGAGCGAGTTCCTGGAACGTCAGACCGATCGAAGCCTGGAGGGAGAGCTTCGCCTGCCAGTAGGCATACGCGAGACCGATCGTGCCCGAGAGCAGACCGATCGTAAGGACTGAGAGCGTGATCAGACTTTGGAGACTGATCCGCCTGGTCATGGGAGGGCGATAGCCGTTACGACAGAACTACAACGGGCAGGCCTGCCGAACACAGACAAGCGTTTACGCCGCGTGCCTCGTCTTGCCGCCCGAGCCGTCGGCGAACGATTGGCCGGTGGAGGAGGCCGACCGTCGATGCTCCGCATCGCTCTCGCCCGCCAGGGTGGCGGCCAACAGCCAGAGCAGCGCACACATCGTCGCAAGGCCGATAATCTCGACCATGGTCACACCTGTTTCGGCGCCGTACGCCTGGTCGAACGTCACGCGCTCAGGCCGCGTGTTTGCCGCTCGTCCGAGTCGTCTCAGCCTGTTTCGCCGGAACATCGCCGACTCCGGCCAGACCGTCGAGCGGCTTCCTCGCCCTGGAGTACAGAATCTCCATGCAGACGAAGAACACGACCAGAAGCGCGACCAGGCCCGCCACGATTCCCCAATATCCCCAGGACATAAGCAATTCACCCGCGTATGAGGCCGACATCTCCATCCGCCCCCGTCGCTGCGGAGCGCCGCCTGTGGCGGTGCTCCGACAGATCTGCCCTAGGCCGTCTTTCGATACGCCTGAGTCGGCTCCGGCCGGATTTCGCCGATCACCACTCCACGCTCCCGCTCGGCGGATGGCAGCAGGAGCCCTGCAAGGAACAGCCCGATCAACCCGATCGAGGCTGCGAACAAGTATCCGACCGGAATCTCCGGCCAGGACCGCGGTTCAGTCACCGGGACGGACGTCCGTCGAGCCAGCGGTTCGGCCGCATCAAGCTGCGCAAAGAGGTCCGCTCGCAGTTCGGTCCGAATGGCCGCAATTGCCGCGCTGGCGATCTGCCCCTGGTTCACGGCGCGCGCCTCGTCGTAGCCGGCTTGCACTTTCGCGACCTGAACAACGGCCGCCCCGATGTGTTCCTGCGTCCGCTCGACCGCGCCCGCACGGTGCCGGCTGGCGGTCATGATCAGCTGCCCCAGATAGGGCTGCCAGCCGTTTTGGAACTCTTCATCCATCCGCGCGCCCATGGCCTGCGTCTGACGAATCATCCGCTTGTTAAACCCACTCTCGTATTGGGCCGGCGAGAGCACGCCGCTCCGGACCCCTCGTTGGGTGAAGTTCACGATCGCGCGGCCCATGACCGCTTGAATGCGACCGGCCTCGTCAGCCGCAACCGCGGCTGCGTGCGAACGGATCGCGTCGATATGCCTGAAGGGATCGGTCGATAACCAGTGCTGGGTCATCGTCGCCCGATTTAAATCCGAGACGGCGGTCGCCAAGTTTTCGGCCGCGGCGCGCTCAAGCAGATAATCCTCCACGATGGCCTGGCCGAGCGCCGGCTGGACCCACTCCATGCCGGCCATGATGCCGGTCGAGTGATTCAGCGAGACCGTCTCCGGGCCGGCGGCCTCCAAGGTCCCGTTTGCCGATATGAAGACGGCATATCCTCCAAGCAGTGTCGCGCAGAGTCCGATCACGACCATTAAATCGACTGGTTCCAGCGTCCGCCTCATGGTCACCTCCCTGATAGACGTCCGACTTTCGCTTTGTGACAAGTCCGGATACCCGATCGCTTGCCGTCCGCCGACGACACCGCCATATGAATGACGCAAGCTCAGTGCCTATCGCAAGCCTGCGGAACCCGTTGATCTGTTGAGAGCCTTATGAATTCCAACCATTTTGGCGTGGTTGATTCCAACCAGTCGCGCGCCAAATCCACCACATCCGCCGACGTGACTTTGACCCGAGGCGTCGCGTCGGCGCCATGTTCCGGATACACCGGATACACGTGGGAAGGACTCTGTCCTCCCGGTCCAGCACAGACACAGACGTTTGGGCTAGGGCCAAACGGCCCTAGGCAGATTCCACTTTCAGCAGTATCGTATCTCTATGTTTTCTTTACGAACTCTTCTGTGTTCCCGCCGCGCTCCGGTCAACGTCATTCCGAGTTCGGCGGGCACTCGGTATTTTCACGCTCAGCCCGTTGCCCGGTCGGGCGGATCTCTAAAACCGAACGCCGCGACCGATACGCTTCTTCATCGCATCGCGCACAGCGCGAGCACGTCCCGAACCGCAGCAGGAACATTGATCTTGGGGATTTTCCTGTTGGATCTCTTTGCTCCGCCTGGTTCTGCGGTCTGGATGCTCTATCTCCTCGCTTTGTGGCTTGCTTTTCGGTCTTCGAATCGGCGGTTCCCTCTCACGATCGCCGTCGTCTGCACCGGCCTGATTGCAGCGGGCTATGTCCTGTCCACGCCCGAAGAGCCTGTCCGGTTTGCGCTCATCAACCGCGCGTTGGGCGTGCTCGCCCTGTGGACGCTGGCGATGTTAGTTCGTCAGCGAGCCGACATGGAAGACCGACTCGCGGACAGCGAACGACGTGTTCGGCTCTTGGCCGACGCGGCACCGGTCATGATCTGGGCGGCCGGTCCCGATACGCAATGCACCTTCTTCAACAAGCCGTGGCTGGACTTTACCGCTCGCACCATGGCCGAGGAATTAGGAAACGGCTGGGCCCGGGGAGTGCACCCCGAAGACCGCGATCGCTGCTTCGCTACATATCTAGGCGCGGTCGAGGCGCGCGAGCCGTTCCGGATGGAGTATCGTCTCAGGCGGGCGGACGGCGACTATCGATGGATACTGGATACCGGCGCTCCGTTGTTCTCGTCCGACGGATCGTATGCAGGACACGTCGGGTCCTGCATCGATATCTCGGACTATCGGCTCGCGCAGGACACGTTGGAAGACCGGATCCGCGAGCGCGAAGCCCTCTTCGCGTCGTTCATGGACCACCTCCCGGCCTTCGCGTGGGTGAAGGCCCCCGACGGACGCTACGTCTATGCGAACAAATATTTTTGCGAGGTCTTCGGGCTCAAGTCCGACAAAGTGCTCGGACGCACCGACACAGAGCTGTTCCCGCCTGATACCGCGAAGCAATTCGTGGAGAACGACCGGTACGTCCTGACCACCGACCAAGAACTCCAGACCATCGAAACGTTTCGGATCGACGGCCGACAACGTTACGGCTTGGTCCGCAAGTTTCCGATTAGGGACGGGGGCGCGATACGACTGGTCGGCGGCGTCGCCATCGATATGACCGAGGCGAAGCTGGCGGAAGAGGCGCTGCGGGAGAGCCGGGAACGATTCAGCAGCGCGTTTCGCGACGCGGCCATCGGCATGGCTCTGGTCGGCCCGGACGGCCGGTGGCTCCAGGTGAATCGGGCCCTTTGCCGAATCGTCGGGTATTCGGAAGAGGAGCTGCTGGCGACCACGTTCCAGGCCATCACTCACCCGGACGACCTCGACGCCGATCTGGCATACGTGAACCAGATGTTGCGTGGCGAGATCCCCACCTACCAAATGGAAAAGCGGTATTTTCACAAGCGTGGCCACATCGTCTGGATTCTCCTGAGCGTGTCTCTCGTTCGCGACCAGGAGGGAAAGCCGCTCTATTTCATCTCTCAGATTCAGGACATCACCCAGCGCAAGCTGGCACTGGAACAACTCCAGGCCGCGCATGACCGGCTGCGCGACATGACCCGCAAGCTCGTGGCCGCCGAGGAAGAAGAACGGCGACGGCTGTCACGCGAACTGCATGATGAGTTCGGACAGGCCCTGACCTGTCTGAAATTCGACCTGGTGGCGGTGATCAAGAGCCTCTCCCAGGGCGGAGCCGCCGTTCAACCCGCTGAGGTGACGGACAAAGTCCGCGCCATGGCGAACCTGGTCGACGACATTATTGAATCGACCCGGCGGATCGCCACCGGCCTCCGACCAAGCATTCTGGATGAACTGGGTCTGGCGGCCGCCGTCGGGTGGCAGGCGCACCACTTCCAGACCCGCACCGGCATCGTCTGCGAGACAATCATCGATCCGCGGCTCGCGCAATCTCCCGTCGAGGCGACCCTCTCCACCACGATCTTTCGTATCCTTCAAGAGTTGCTGACCAACGTGCAACGGCATGCCCAGGCGACCCGTGTACGCATCGCTCTATTCGAGAAAGAGAATGCGCTGGTCTTGTCCGTGCAGGACAACGGCAAGGGCATCGAACCGGCCCGGACCAGCGGATCGGCGACGCTCGGTATCCGAGGCATTCAAGAGCGGGTGGCGCTGCTCAGCGGCGAGTTTTCACTGCACGGGGACCCGGGACGGGGCACGTCGGTGGAGGTGAAGCTTCCCCGCCGGGAAGCAACGAGGCCGGAGGGGCCTGGGCGATGAGCTTGAAGCACATCCTTGTCGCGGACGACCACGCGATTCTCCGGCAAGGATTGAAACAGGTGCTGGCCGAGGAGTTCGGCGACGCCTTCATCGGGGAGACGGGCTCCGGACAGGAAGCCTTGGAAAAACTCCGATCCCAACGATGGGATCTCATGATCTTGGACATCAACCTGCCCGACAAGAGCGGGCTGGATGTCATCAAAGAGGCGAAGGCCGTGCAGCCTCTCTTGCCGGTGATCGTGTTGAGCATCTATCCGGAAGATCAGTACGCCGTGCGCGCGCTCAAAGCAGGAGCGGCGGCGTATCTGAACAAGGAAGCGGCCCCGGATGAGCTGGTCAACGCCGTGAAGACCGTGGCGCAGGGTAGGAGATACGTCAGCGCCAGGCTGGCCCGCGAGTTGGCCAAGAACGCCGGCGACGAACCCGCCGCGCCGCCGCACGCAACCCTGTCCGATCGTGAATTTCAGGTCCTGAGCTTGATCGCCAAGGGCAAAACCCTCAAAGAAGTCGCCGAGACGCTGGGACTCAGCAGCAAGACCGTCAGCACGTATCGCGCTCGCTTGCTGGCCAAGCTCAGCCTGCCGACAACGGCCTCGTTGATCCGGTACGCCATCGAGCAAAGGCTAGTCGAATAGCGTCTCCCCCCCGGCCATTTTCCCAAAAGCACGATGCGTAGGATTAACCCTACACAAAATGAGACTTTTCCGTAGACGCTGGAAATTCATCAGCTATACTCCAGTTTGGGTTGACTCCGCACCGGAGCGAAGAGAAGCGTCGGCGCAGGTCAACACACGGCGCATCCGACCCGGCACGGCTGCTCGGAATGACCGGACTCACGATTCAAGGAGCCGCAACATGGCCAGGATTCTAGTGGTGGACGACGAACAAAGCATCCGGGATCTGCTCGATACCATCTTGCGTCGGCGCGGGCACGATGTGCTGTTGGCCGACCAAGGCCAGAAAGCCCTGGAACTGTTCCAGCGAGAACGGCCGCATGTCGTGATCCTGGATCTTCACATGCCGGGCATGAACGGGATCGCCGCGCTCAAGCAGTTCCGGACGATCGACGCGCAGACACCGGTGATCATTCTGACCGGTGTCGGGACCGAAGCCATGGAACAACAGGCTCGGACGCTCGGAGTGACGGACTTTCTGCAAAAGGGCTTCTCGCTCCATGCCCTCGGAAGCGCACTCGACCGGGCGCTGAAACAAGCGAATCCTGCGACTTCATCGTCTCCTTCCGCGGCGCCTTCGACGGCAAAGCGCTAGAGCGTCAGGCCACCATAGCAAGCAACATGGCGCACGTGTTGATCATCGACGACGAGCTTCCTGTGCGGACGGTGCTCCGCGCCCTCTTGGAGCGCGAAGGGCACACCGTTCTGGACGCACCTGACGGTCGGGTCGGCCTCGCTCTACTCCGGACGTCCTCGGTGGACCTTGTGCTGACCGATATTTTCATGCCGGAAAAAGACGGGATCGAAGTCATCATGGAAATCAAACGCCGCTGGCCTCATTCGAAAATCATCGCGATCACGGGCGGGGGGCAAACCGGCCAGACGGAATTGATCCCGGCTGCGCTTCTGTTGGGCGCCACGCGAATGTTGCAGAAGCCGATCGCCAAGCAAGCGCTCATCGACGCGGTCACCGAAGCGCTCGCAGACCGGGCCGTCGGCGGGGCTTAGCTCTCGAACCCAGCCCGCTGCATTCCGGCGACGTCCGGCACAGGCACCGCGTGACAATCCGAGTGGAAACACAGGACAGCCTCCTATGATCAATCGACGCCAACACACACGCTACAAGGTCGCCTTTCCGAGCACGTTTCATGGAGAGCGGGTCGACGGGGAAGGGACCGTCGTCGACATCTCGACCGGCGGTTGCCGGATCACGAGCGAGGCCGCCGTCTTCACCGGCGACTACATCGGGATCGCCATCCAGCTCTCCGGCGAGACCGCTGTCCTGACCGTGGACTTGGCCGCCGTGCGCTGGTCGATCGGCAAAGAGTTCGGCGTCGAATTCATCCGCATAAAAGCGGACCACCAAGAGCGCCTGCGCGCCATTGTCGCGCAGATGGAGCAAGCCTCCGCGCACCGGCAAGAAATCGCCTCCGGGAGCCCCGATGCGGTCGTCGCCGAGGAGTGTCCGAATCAGCAATAGCGAGGCCGCCCGCACCGGCGGCCCGGCCAGGCCGACGAGGCAAGGACGAGAGCCCGACCTCTCCCTTCCTCTGGAAGATTTACCGATGGATCATCCGTCGCCCGACAAGACCGCCGCTCAGGTCGAGACCCCGCTCGTTTCCTCGACAGGTTACAACCGCTACCAACTGATCCTCCTCCATACTCTCGTCACCATCGTCCTCTGCTACCAGCTTCTGTTCAGCAAAGATCCGCTGCTTCACTCCACCGTTCTGGACCTTGTTGCCCTCGCGCTCATCGGCACGATCATCGGATTGAGCGTCCTGCCGCGGAGCCTGTGGGCCACACGGTGGCTCGTCTGGGCGCTGGTCTTGTTCGACACCGGCATCACCACCGTGGCCATCTACCTATCCGGACACGCGAGCTCCAACTTCTACGTGGCGTATTTCCTGATCATGCTCATCGCCGCTTTCGCCCCGACCTTGTCACAAATGCTCGGCCTCTCGGTGATCCTCTGCCTCTCGTACGGCGTCATGCTGTACCTGGAGACCGGTGAACTCGGCGTCCTGGGCGAGAGCCATTGGCTCCAGATCCCCATTCTGCTGATTCTGGCCATCTTCTACGGGAGCACCAACGAGAGTGCGCGAAAGCTCAGCCGCGACAAGACCCTGCTAGTCGAGCAGATCAGCGAGCGCAAACGCGCCGAAAAGGCGCTCCGCGAGAGCGAGGAGCGCTATCGCCGCCTCGTGGAAGTCTCGCCGTACGCTATCTTCATCACCAGACGCCATCGCATCGTCTTCATGAATCAAGCGTGCTATCGGCTCTTGAAGGCCACCAGTCCGGACCAGATCATCGGGCGCTCGCCGTTCGACTTCTTCGATCCGGAAGACGATCCCGCCGTCAACGACACATTCCGCCGGGCGCTCGGGGAAGGACGACATCTCCCGTTGATCGAGCGACGGATCCTGTGTCTTGACGGAACGGTCATCACCGCCGAACTCGCCGTCTCTCCCCTGACCGATCACGCTTCCGCGGCGATGCAGGTAATCCTCCACGACATTACCGAACGCAAGCACCTGGAAGAGCAGGTCCGCCAGTCCAAGAAAATGGAAGCCGTGGGACAGCTCGCAGGCGGCGTCGCGCACGATTTCAACAACATGCTCACCATCATCGCCGGGCACGGCGATTTGTTGGCCGAAGACTCGACGCTGACTGATGATCAGCGCCGCAGCATCGAACAAATCAGGCAGGCCTGCATACGAGCCTCCTCGCTCACCGCTCAACTGTTGGCCTTCAGCCGGCGGCAAGTGATGCAGCCGAAGGTCTTGAACCTCAATGACGTCGTCGCCAACATGGAGCCGATGCTGCGACCGCTGGTCGGCGAACACATCACCCTGTTCACCGTCCTGTCGCCGGGCTTGGGCCATGTCAGGGCCGATCCGAACCAGCTCGAGCAGGTGCTGATCAATCTGACCATGAACGCCCGCGACGCGATGCCAGACGGCGGGACCCTGACCATCGAAACCGGCGGCTGTGACCTGGATGAGGACGTGATCAGTCGGCAACGCCTCGACGCCCGGCCGGGTCGATATGTGTCGCTTCGCGTGGCCGACACGGGAGTCGGCATGGACGAGGACACCCTCACCCGAATCTTCGAACCCTTCTTCACCACGAAACCGAAAGGCAAGGGGACCGGATTGGGCTTGTCCACCGTGTACGGCATCATCAAGCAGAGCGGCGGCAGCATCGCAGTGTGCAGCAGACCCGACCAGGGCGCCTCTTTCACCATCTATCTGCCCCGGGTTGAAGAGCCCGTCTGCGCGGACATCACGGGCACCGAGTCACCCGACGCCTTCGAAGGAACGGAGACCGTGCTCGTCGCCGAAGATGAACCGGGAGTCAGAAGTCTGGTGCGCGACTCGTTGCGATTGAAAGGCTATACCGTGCTGGAAGCCGGCAATGGGACGGAGGCCTTGGCTCTGGCTGAACGACACTCGGGACCGATCCATCTTCTGCTCACCGACGTGATCATGCCGCAGATGAACGGGCGGGAACTGAGCGAACGGCTCAAGGCGCGAAGGCCCGGCCTCAAAGTGTTGTTCATGTCCGGCTATACGGACGACGCGGTTCTCCGGCACGGGGTCGTCACCGAGGACCTGCCATTCATTCAGAAACCCTTCACCCCTTCGGCCCTGGCGGGCAAGATGCGAAACGTACTTGATGCTCGCGATGCGAAACCGGCCTCCGCGATTCGGTAGCCCGCATTCTCTCACGAGGGTGCGTGACCGTCGCGGCGTTGCTTCGACCCACTCCAGTCGGCGGAGCGATGCGCATCACGAGCCCGAGCCATTTCGCACTATCTCAACTCGACAATCGTGACGCCGTCGCCGCCCTCGGCTCGTTCTCCGGACCGAAAGCTCGCGACGTACGGAGATCCCTTCAAATACTCCCGCAGAACGGCCTTCAAGCGCCCGGTGCCGTGGCCGTGAACGACCTTCAGCAAGGATTCCCCGCGCAACGCCGCCCGGTCCAAACCGGCGATCAGCAGATCGAGCGCTTCGTCGGCCGCTTTGCCGCGGACATCCAGCGCGGCCGGCATATCACGAGCGGGATAAACGGCCGGCCCGAACGGGTTCGTTGTCCAGGCCCGTTTGCTGCGAACTGGCTCTTCGGTCGACGATCGGTTGACACCGGCCAGACCGGAGACCGGCACCGAGACTTCACCGTCGCCCACCTTGACGCGGACCCGCTTCTTGCCCGATGGGGATTCGAGCAACGTCCCGGTGGCCCCGACGCCGAGGATCTCCACCGGGTCTCCGACGTGAAGCTGTTCCACCGGCATCGGGTCCGACGGAGCCGCCAGCCGGGCCCTTTCACGTTGTTCCAATTCGGCCAGCCGCTGCTTGGCCTCTTTCGCCTTCTGCGCCGTGCGTTCGCGCTTCAGATCATCGAGAATCGCCTGGACCTCCGCGCGCGCCCGCAACAGTTCTTCGGTCAGCTTGCGCTTGACACCTTTCCGTTCTTCCCGCTCCGTCTCGCGCAGCCGAGCGAGAATCTCGGCCGCCTCGCGCGAAGCCCGCTCGGCCTCGACGCGGGCCTGAGAGGCCCGATCCGCTTCCACTGCCAGCCGCCGCTGGTGCTCCTGGAGATCGGTCAGCAGATCTTCCAGAGCCCGCTCGTCGCCTTTTAAGAACCGGCGGGCGTCTTCAAGGATCGACTCCTCCATCCCCAACCGGCCCGCGATGTCGAAGGCGGAAGACCCGCCCGGCATTCCCATCAGCACGCGATACGTCGGCGACAAGGTGCCGACATCGAATTCCACGCT
Coding sequences within:
- a CDS encoding ATP-binding protein gives rise to the protein MDHPSPDKTAAQVETPLVSSTGYNRYQLILLHTLVTIVLCYQLLFSKDPLLHSTVLDLVALALIGTIIGLSVLPRSLWATRWLVWALVLFDTGITTVAIYLSGHASSNFYVAYFLIMLIAAFAPTLSQMLGLSVILCLSYGVMLYLETGELGVLGESHWLQIPILLILAIFYGSTNESARKLSRDKTLLVEQISERKRAEKALRESEERYRRLVEVSPYAIFITRRHRIVFMNQACYRLLKATSPDQIIGRSPFDFFDPEDDPAVNDTFRRALGEGRHLPLIERRILCLDGTVITAELAVSPLTDHASAAMQVILHDITERKHLEEQVRQSKKMEAVGQLAGGVAHDFNNMLTIIAGHGDLLAEDSTLTDDQRRSIEQIRQACIRASSLTAQLLAFSRRQVMQPKVLNLNDVVANMEPMLRPLVGEHITLFTVLSPGLGHVRADPNQLEQVLINLTMNARDAMPDGGTLTIETGGCDLDEDVISRQRLDARPGRYVSLRVADTGVGMDEDTLTRIFEPFFTTKPKGKGTGLGLSTVYGIIKQSGGSIAVCSRPDQGASFTIYLPRVEEPVCADITGTESPDAFEGTETVLVAEDEPGVRSLVRDSLRLKGYTVLEAGNGTEALALAERHSGPIHLLLTDVIMPQMNGRELSERLKARRPGLKVLFMSGYTDDAVLRHGVVTEDLPFIQKPFTPSALAGKMRNVLDARDAKPASAIR